One stretch of Micromonospora echinospora DNA includes these proteins:
- a CDS encoding bifunctional [glutamine synthetase] adenylyltransferase/[glutamine synthetase]-adenylyl-L-tyrosine phosphorylase has product MTRPARGRLARYGFAEGDGVTRAADLLGPDGLALWRPDTQEPADERAAELLAALSRAADPDLALRQLHRMVESERRSGDEVAVRDALAADPGLRRRLIAVLGASSALGDHLVANPGQWAVLATEPDGLAPTADGRLDLSVAARLTTLTGAVPLLRQAYRLALLRIAAADLTGGRGLEQTMAALSGLADATLAAAYDIAAAELPEGTPRPRLAVVAMGKCGGDELNYVSDVDVIFVSATDDDLPAATQVATRLIQICGLVAWPVDAALRPEGNRGPLVRTLASHLAYYKRWARTWEFQALLKARPAAGDLELAREWIEALAPLVWTAAERPEAVEDVRSMRRKILDNVPPKELEREIKRGPGGLRDIEFAVQLLQLVHGRGDESLRVPGTVPALRALVAGGYVGRADGEALLRGYRFLRAIEHRLQLQALRRTHTVPTEPAALRWLAAALGYAATPGRSAVEEFRAEWVTHATEVRRLHAKLLYRPLLESVARVPAEGLRLTPEAARHRLEVLGFADPAGALRHLQALTGGVSRTAAIQRTLLPVLLDEFADAPEPDRGLLNYRQVSDKLGSTPWYLRLLRDSGPVARRLARVLSSSRYAADMLSREPEALRLLAEDSELTPRPRETLVDGFAAAAARHDDPVEAIRAVRALRRRELVRIAAADVLSRAGSLAPLTPRPVGGGERRPTVVDVTAVGTALSHVADATLAAALRAARTVHPGPPGLRFAVIGMGRLGGYESNYLSDADVLFVYDPPPGVDESTASAAAHAVAEELRRLLSAPAPDPPLGVDADLRPEGRQGPLVRSLAAYAQYYARWSRVWEAQALLRARFVCGDADLGAEFEAMIEPVRYPADGLTREQVIEIRRIKARVETERLPRGADPATHTKLGRGGLADVEWAVQLLQLRYAGRMPELRGTRTLDALTAARDAGLLDATDAAELAAGWTLAAEVRDALMLVRGRAGDQLPRHGVELAGVVRLLGREDQGEFLDEYLRTGRHSRTVVQRILESPL; this is encoded by the coding sequence GTGACCCGGCCGGCCCGCGGGCGCCTGGCCCGCTACGGATTCGCCGAGGGTGACGGCGTGACGCGCGCCGCCGACCTGCTCGGCCCGGACGGGCTCGCCCTGTGGCGGCCCGACACGCAGGAGCCGGCCGACGAACGCGCCGCCGAGCTGCTCGCCGCGCTGTCCCGCGCCGCCGACCCGGACCTGGCCCTGCGTCAGTTGCACCGGATGGTCGAATCCGAGCGGCGCTCCGGCGACGAGGTGGCCGTACGCGACGCGCTGGCCGCCGACCCCGGGCTGCGCCGCCGGCTGATCGCGGTGCTCGGCGCCTCCTCCGCGCTCGGCGACCACCTGGTGGCCAACCCGGGGCAGTGGGCCGTGCTGGCCACCGAGCCGGACGGGCTCGCCCCCACCGCGGACGGCCGGCTCGACCTGAGCGTGGCCGCCCGGCTCACCACTCTCACCGGCGCCGTCCCGCTGCTGCGGCAGGCGTACCGTCTCGCGCTGCTGCGGATCGCGGCGGCCGACCTGACCGGCGGGCGCGGCCTGGAGCAGACCATGGCGGCGCTGTCCGGGCTGGCCGACGCCACGCTGGCCGCCGCCTACGACATCGCCGCCGCCGAGCTGCCCGAGGGCACGCCGCGCCCTCGCCTCGCAGTGGTGGCGATGGGCAAGTGCGGCGGCGACGAGCTGAACTACGTCTCCGACGTCGACGTCATCTTCGTCTCCGCGACCGACGACGACCTGCCCGCCGCCACCCAGGTCGCCACCCGGCTGATCCAGATCTGCGGCCTGGTGGCCTGGCCGGTCGACGCGGCGCTGCGACCTGAGGGCAACCGGGGGCCGCTGGTCCGCACGCTCGCCAGCCACCTCGCCTACTACAAGCGCTGGGCCCGCACGTGGGAGTTCCAGGCGCTGCTCAAGGCCCGCCCGGCCGCCGGCGACCTGGAGCTGGCCCGGGAGTGGATCGAGGCGCTGGCCCCGCTCGTGTGGACCGCCGCCGAGCGCCCCGAGGCGGTCGAGGACGTCCGGTCCATGCGCCGCAAGATCCTCGACAACGTGCCGCCGAAGGAGCTGGAACGCGAGATCAAGCGCGGTCCGGGCGGGCTGCGCGACATCGAGTTCGCCGTCCAGCTGCTGCAGCTCGTGCACGGCCGCGGCGACGAGTCGCTGCGGGTGCCGGGCACCGTGCCGGCGCTGCGCGCGCTCGTCGCCGGCGGATACGTCGGGCGCGCCGACGGGGAGGCGCTACTGCGCGGCTACCGCTTCCTGCGTGCCATCGAGCACCGGCTCCAGCTCCAGGCGCTGCGCCGCACCCACACCGTGCCGACCGAGCCGGCCGCGCTGCGCTGGCTCGCCGCCGCGCTCGGCTACGCGGCCACGCCGGGCCGCAGCGCCGTCGAGGAGTTCCGCGCCGAGTGGGTCACCCACGCCACCGAGGTACGCCGGCTGCACGCCAAACTGCTCTACCGGCCGCTGCTGGAATCCGTGGCCAGGGTGCCGGCCGAAGGGCTGCGCCTCACGCCCGAGGCGGCCCGGCACCGGCTGGAGGTGCTCGGCTTCGCCGACCCGGCCGGCGCGCTGCGGCACCTCCAGGCGCTCACCGGCGGGGTCAGCCGTACCGCCGCGATCCAGCGCACGCTGCTGCCGGTGCTGCTCGACGAGTTCGCCGACGCCCCCGAGCCGGACCGCGGGCTGCTCAACTACCGGCAGGTGTCCGACAAGCTCGGCAGCACCCCGTGGTACCTGCGCCTGCTGCGCGACTCCGGCCCTGTCGCGCGCCGCCTGGCCCGGGTGCTCTCCTCGTCCCGGTACGCGGCCGACATGCTGTCCCGCGAGCCGGAGGCGCTGCGGCTGCTCGCCGAGGACAGCGAACTGACCCCGCGCCCGCGCGAGACGCTCGTCGACGGGTTCGCCGCGGCCGCCGCCCGGCACGACGACCCGGTCGAGGCGATCCGGGCGGTCCGCGCCCTGCGCCGCCGGGAGCTGGTCCGGATCGCCGCCGCCGACGTGCTCAGCCGCGCCGGCTCGCTCGCCCCGCTCACCCCCCGCCCGGTCGGCGGCGGGGAACGCCGGCCCACAGTGGTGGACGTGACGGCAGTGGGCACCGCGCTGTCCCACGTCGCCGATGCCACGCTCGCCGCCGCGCTGCGCGCCGCCCGTACCGTCCACCCCGGACCGCCCGGGCTGCGCTTCGCGGTGATCGGCATGGGCCGGCTCGGCGGGTACGAGTCCAACTACCTTTCCGACGCCGACGTGCTGTTCGTCTACGACCCGCCGCCCGGCGTGGACGAGAGCACCGCGAGCGCGGCGGCGCACGCCGTCGCCGAGGAACTGCGCCGGCTGCTGTCCGCGCCCGCTCCCGACCCGCCGCTCGGCGTCGACGCCGACCTGCGCCCCGAAGGGCGGCAGGGCCCGCTGGTCCGCAGCCTCGCCGCGTACGCGCAGTACTACGCGCGCTGGTCGCGGGTGTGGGAGGCGCAGGCGCTGCTGCGGGCCCGGTTCGTCTGCGGCGACGCCGACCTGGGCGCCGAGTTCGAGGCGATGATCGAGCCGGTGCGCTACCCGGCCGACGGGCTGACCCGCGAGCAGGTCATCGAGATCCGCCGGATCAAGGCGCGGGTCGAGACCGAGCGGCTGCCCCGGGGCGCCGACCCGGCCACGCACACCAAGCTGGGCCGGGGCGGGCTCGCCGACGTCGAGTGGGCCGTGCAGCTGCTCCAGCTCCGGTACGCCGGCCGGATGCCCGAGCTGCGCGGCACCCGTACGCTCGACGCGCTGACCGCCGCCCGCGACGCCGGCCTGCTCGACGCCACCGACGCGGCCGAGCTGGCCGCCGGCTGGACGCTCGCCGCCGAGGTGCGCGACGCGCTGATGCTGGTACGCGGCCGGGCCGGTGACCAGCTGCCCCGGCACGGGGTGGAGCTGGCCGGGGTGGTGCGGCTGCTGGGGCGCGAGGACCAGGGCGAGTTCCTCGACGAGTACCTGCGCACCGGCCGCCACTCCCGCACCGTCGTCCAGCGCATCCTGGAGTCACCCCTCTAG
- a CDS encoding type 1 glutamine amidotransferase, producing the protein MATALVIENDPTDDLRRLGEWLTEGGLELRVLRPHAGDALPADLEGYAALVVLGGDQQAYPGPDGAPGAPWFPAVEGLLRKAVRQRVPTLAICLGAQLLATAHAGLVERSPSGPEIGPALVGRRDAAEDDPLFRYVPLMPDVLQWHADEITELPHGATLLAASTRYPHQAFRLGDRAWGLQFHIECDTAMIAEWSRDSAVLAELDYDPELVVAACDRVMADVEEAWQPFAIRFAALALGELGDDNPRRSLPLLGA; encoded by the coding sequence GTGGCGACCGCGCTGGTGATCGAGAACGACCCGACCGACGACCTCCGCCGCCTGGGGGAGTGGCTCACCGAAGGGGGCCTGGAGCTGCGCGTCCTGCGTCCGCACGCCGGTGACGCGCTCCCCGCCGACCTGGAGGGGTACGCCGCCCTGGTGGTGCTCGGCGGCGACCAGCAGGCGTACCCGGGGCCCGACGGCGCCCCCGGCGCGCCCTGGTTCCCGGCGGTGGAAGGGCTGCTGCGCAAGGCGGTCCGCCAGCGGGTGCCCACGCTCGCGATCTGCCTCGGCGCGCAACTGCTCGCCACCGCGCACGCCGGCCTGGTCGAGCGCAGCCCGTCCGGGCCGGAGATCGGCCCGGCGCTGGTGGGCCGGCGCGACGCCGCCGAGGACGATCCGCTGTTCCGGTACGTGCCGCTGATGCCCGACGTGCTCCAGTGGCACGCCGACGAGATCACCGAACTGCCACACGGCGCGACGCTGCTGGCCGCGTCCACCCGCTACCCGCATCAGGCGTTCCGCCTCGGCGACCGGGCCTGGGGCCTGCAGTTCCACATCGAGTGCGACACCGCGATGATCGCCGAGTGGTCCCGCGACTCGGCGGTGCTGGCCGAGCTGGACTACGACCCGGAGCTGGTGGTGGCCGCCTGCGACCGGGTGATGGCCGACGTCGAGGAAGCGTGGCAGCCGTTCGCGATCCGGTTCGCCGCGCTCGCGCTCGGCGAGCTCGGCGACGACAACCCGCGCCGCAGCCTGCCGCTGCTCGGGGCCTGA
- a CDS encoding S66 peptidase family protein yields MLVSPSGPTRPERVARGIELLTGWGLRPVPAPNAYARRGYLAGDDALRAADLNAAFADPEIRGVICTRGGYGAQRVVDLIDMAAVRRDPKVVAGFSDITALQFALWRGARLAGVHGPGAAWRDERTPLRSAESLHAALTSAEPVTVAAVEAEETYPVRVPGRAEGRLLGGNLCLITASIGTPDMPDLTGAILLVEEVQEPPYKIDRMLTHLRRCGALDGIAAVAVGQFTECADGWDTTVVDVLTDRLGDLGVPVLGGLPIGHGPGQLTVPVGTPAVLDATTGTLTVTSAVR; encoded by the coding sequence ATGCTGGTGTCCCCGTCCGGACCGACCCGCCCCGAGCGGGTGGCCCGTGGCATCGAGCTGCTGACCGGTTGGGGGCTGCGGCCGGTGCCCGCGCCGAACGCGTACGCCAGGCGGGGTTACCTGGCCGGCGACGACGCGCTGCGGGCCGCGGACCTGAACGCCGCGTTCGCCGACCCGGAGATCCGCGGCGTGATCTGCACCCGGGGCGGCTACGGCGCGCAGCGGGTGGTCGACCTGATCGACATGGCTGCGGTACGCCGGGACCCGAAGGTGGTGGCCGGGTTCTCCGACATCACCGCGTTGCAGTTCGCGCTCTGGCGGGGCGCCCGGCTGGCCGGCGTGCACGGCCCGGGGGCCGCGTGGCGGGACGAGCGCACCCCGCTCCGCTCGGCGGAGTCGCTGCACGCCGCGCTGACCAGCGCCGAGCCGGTGACGGTGGCGGCTGTCGAGGCGGAGGAGACGTACCCGGTGCGGGTGCCCGGCCGGGCCGAGGGCCGGCTGCTCGGCGGCAACCTGTGTCTGATCACCGCGTCGATCGGCACGCCGGACATGCCCGACCTGACCGGGGCGATCCTGCTGGTCGAGGAGGTGCAGGAGCCGCCGTACAAGATCGACCGGATGCTCACGCACCTGCGTCGCTGCGGCGCGCTGGACGGCATCGCCGCTGTGGCTGTGGGCCAGTTCACCGAGTGCGCGGACGGCTGGGACACCACAGTCGTGGACGTGCTCACCGACCGCCTGGGCGACCTGGGCGTACCGGTCCTGGGCGGCCTGCCGATCGGCCACGGCCCCGGCCAGCTGACCGTCCCGGTCGGTACCCCCGCGGTTCTGGACGCCACCACCGGCACCCTCACCGTGACGTCCGCCGTCCGCTGA
- a CDS encoding virginiamycin B lyase family protein translates to MTQPAIREIPLTGPGSGPYSITVGSDGALWLTLAGSGGVARLGLDGEVRAYRDDRPGSRPLIIVGGPDGALWYTRSGDDRLGRITVDGETGSVALPPGCGPCGLAVGPDGALWYAGMNDDTVGRVSVDGEVTTFGLPVAKGFPSMLAAGPDDALWLTLNQANAIARVGLDGSVTLHPLPTEAAGPVGITRGGDGALWFVEIAAGQVGRITPDGRIGEFPLPDRAARPHAIVADPAGGCWLTEWSANRIAHIDPDGNHTAHALPTPASEPHGLTVTPDGTVWAALEIGAVAHLAPSQR, encoded by the coding sequence ATGACACAGCCTGCCATCCGCGAGATCCCGCTCACCGGGCCGGGCTCCGGCCCGTACTCGATCACGGTCGGGTCCGACGGCGCGCTCTGGCTGACGCTGGCCGGCTCCGGCGGCGTCGCCCGGCTCGGTCTCGACGGTGAGGTGCGGGCCTACCGCGACGACCGGCCGGGCAGCCGCCCGCTGATCATCGTCGGCGGCCCGGACGGTGCGCTCTGGTACACCCGCTCGGGCGACGACCGGCTCGGCCGGATCACCGTCGACGGCGAGACCGGCTCGGTGGCGCTGCCGCCCGGCTGCGGCCCGTGCGGGCTGGCGGTGGGCCCGGACGGCGCGCTCTGGTACGCCGGCATGAACGACGACACGGTCGGCCGGGTGAGCGTCGACGGGGAGGTGACCACCTTCGGGCTGCCGGTGGCCAAGGGTTTCCCGTCGATGCTCGCGGCCGGGCCGGACGACGCGCTCTGGCTCACGCTCAACCAGGCGAACGCGATCGCCCGGGTGGGCCTGGACGGGTCGGTGACGCTGCATCCGCTGCCCACCGAGGCGGCCGGGCCGGTCGGCATCACCCGGGGCGGCGACGGCGCGCTCTGGTTCGTCGAGATCGCCGCCGGGCAGGTCGGGCGGATCACGCCGGACGGGCGGATCGGCGAGTTCCCGCTGCCGGACCGCGCGGCGCGCCCGCACGCGATCGTCGCGGACCCGGCCGGTGGCTGCTGGCTCACCGAGTGGAGCGCCAACCGCATCGCCCACATCGACCCCGACGGCAACCACACCGCCCACGCCCTGCCCACCCCCGCGTCCGAGCCCCACGGCCTGACGGTCACCCCCGACGGCACGGTCTGGGCCGCACTGGAGATCGGCGCGGTCGCCCACCTCGCCCCGTCTCAGCGCTGA
- a CDS encoding M28 family peptidase: MLTIALGGAATVALPTPAWAADDKRPGSRRAPALTSDDRKIIAQVSAERALAHLRVLSEEIGPRIGGTASERRAADYIAKQLDRLGYQVRLEPFAVADKFLAQLASPAGLPTDLNWQAGASPQAALDTTVQGDVVDVGAGAPENYPASVTGQIVLVDYVAARREQLVATALERGAAAVVFLAADGVPPRRSSTFSPTLPGSAGAPVPIPVVGVAQAQKERLRALLATGRLTLTVSTAAHRNLTSHNVIAERVGRSGANGPVVMVSAHYDTVVGAPGANDDGSGTVLCLELARVMKAIPVDATLRFALWGSEEQGLLGSRHHVRQLPQAERDRILAVYQNDMVATSWDPATLYWLLSFTGQSNRATDEVAAAGVRLGYDPRMSPVTQRGSSDHQSFQEVGIASANFSWRGETSPALLEPPYHTPEDTIAKNISLERLQVSLELIGCAAYATAR, from the coding sequence ATGCTGACTATCGCTCTCGGTGGCGCCGCCACCGTTGCCCTGCCCACGCCCGCCTGGGCGGCCGACGACAAGCGACCGGGCTCCCGGCGGGCGCCGGCACTCACGTCGGACGATCGCAAGATCATCGCTCAGGTCTCGGCCGAGCGGGCCCTGGCGCACCTGCGCGTGCTCAGCGAGGAGATCGGACCGCGTATCGGCGGGACCGCCTCGGAGCGGCGCGCCGCCGACTACATCGCCAAGCAGCTCGACCGCCTCGGCTACCAGGTCCGGCTGGAGCCGTTCGCGGTGGCGGACAAGTTCCTCGCTCAGCTCGCCTCGCCGGCCGGCCTGCCCACCGACCTGAACTGGCAGGCCGGCGCCTCCCCGCAGGCCGCGCTGGACACCACCGTCCAGGGTGACGTGGTGGACGTGGGCGCGGGCGCTCCCGAGAACTACCCGGCGAGCGTCACCGGCCAGATCGTGCTCGTCGACTACGTGGCGGCCCGGCGCGAGCAGCTGGTCGCCACCGCGCTGGAGCGCGGCGCGGCCGCCGTGGTGTTCCTCGCCGCCGACGGGGTGCCGCCCCGGCGCAGCAGCACGTTCTCACCGACCCTGCCGGGCTCGGCCGGCGCCCCGGTGCCGATCCCGGTGGTCGGCGTCGCCCAGGCGCAAAAGGAGCGGCTGCGTGCTCTGCTCGCCACCGGGCGACTCACGCTCACCGTCTCCACTGCCGCACACCGCAACCTGACGTCCCACAACGTCATCGCGGAGCGGGTCGGGCGGTCCGGCGCGAACGGGCCGGTCGTCATGGTCAGCGCCCACTACGACACGGTCGTCGGCGCCCCCGGTGCCAACGACGACGGTTCCGGCACGGTGCTCTGCCTCGAACTGGCCCGGGTGATGAAGGCGATCCCGGTCGACGCCACCCTGCGGTTCGCGCTGTGGGGCTCGGAGGAGCAGGGCCTGCTCGGCTCGCGTCACCACGTGCGACAGCTCCCGCAGGCCGAGCGGGACCGCATCCTGGCGGTGTACCAGAACGACATGGTCGCCACGAGCTGGGACCCGGCCACCCTCTACTGGCTGCTGTCCTTCACCGGCCAGTCCAACCGGGCCACCGACGAGGTGGCCGCCGCCGGTGTACGCCTCGGCTACGACCCGCGGATGTCGCCGGTGACGCAGCGCGGCTCCAGCGACCACCAGTCCTTCCAGGAGGTCGGCATCGCCAGCGCCAACTTCTCCTGGCGCGGGGAGACGAGCCCGGCACTCCTGGAGCCGCCGTACCACACCCCGGAGGACACCATCGCCAAGAACATCAGCCTCGAGCGACTCCAGGTCTCCCTCGAACTGATCGGCTGCGCCGCGTACGCGACCGCTCGCTGA
- a CDS encoding VOC family protein: protein MSSTPVTWFEIGSDRPDEAQRFYADLFGWSFEEQGGPAGSYRQTAAGGERGIGGAIRGTDTGNYAIFYAEVADVAEICRRAEATGGAVVTAPVTTPAGLVRALLRDPSGNLLGVFTPPVGG, encoded by the coding sequence ATGTCCAGCACGCCCGTGACCTGGTTCGAGATCGGCTCCGACCGCCCGGACGAGGCGCAGCGGTTCTACGCCGACCTGTTCGGCTGGAGTTTCGAGGAGCAGGGCGGCCCGGCCGGGTCGTACCGGCAGACGGCGGCCGGCGGTGAGCGGGGGATCGGCGGCGCGATCCGGGGCACCGACACCGGCAACTACGCGATCTTCTACGCCGAGGTGGCGGACGTCGCGGAGATCTGCCGCCGGGCCGAGGCGACCGGCGGCGCCGTGGTGACGGCGCCGGTGACCACGCCGGCTGGTCTGGTGCGGGCCCTGTTGCGCGACCCGTCGGGCAATCTGCTCGGCGTCTTCACCCCGCCGGTCGGCGGCTGA
- a CDS encoding helix-turn-helix transcriptional regulator has protein sequence MNRTDRLYALVEELRAVSPRPRSASWLAGRFEVSTRTVERDISALQGAGVPIWAEPGRTGGYVVDRARTLPPVNLTAAEAVAMAVALHRLGGSPFAAAAGAALRKLVAVMPPAAVAEAHRLAGRVHLVGDGPGSPVPAVVADAVAAGRVLRLGYADRGGADSLRDVEPLAYLGNSVHWYLVAWCRLRDGVRCFRTDRIRTVRPLAEPVTREWRPGDLDVPVDRVRPLTLV, from the coding sequence GTGAACCGCACCGACCGCCTCTACGCCCTGGTCGAGGAGCTGCGGGCGGTGTCGCCGCGCCCGCGCAGCGCGAGCTGGCTGGCTGGCCGCTTCGAGGTCAGCACCCGCACCGTCGAGCGGGACATCTCCGCGTTGCAGGGCGCGGGCGTGCCGATCTGGGCCGAGCCGGGTCGCACCGGCGGCTATGTGGTCGACCGGGCGCGCACGCTCCCGCCGGTCAACCTGACAGCGGCCGAGGCGGTGGCGATGGCTGTCGCGCTGCACCGGCTCGGCGGTTCCCCGTTCGCCGCGGCGGCCGGCGCCGCGCTGCGCAAGCTGGTCGCGGTGATGCCGCCGGCCGCGGTGGCCGAGGCGCACCGGCTCGCCGGCCGGGTGCACCTGGTGGGCGACGGGCCGGGCTCGCCCGTCCCGGCCGTCGTCGCCGACGCGGTCGCCGCCGGGCGGGTGCTGCGCCTGGGGTACGCCGACCGCGGCGGCGCTGATTCTCTGCGCGACGTGGAGCCGCTGGCCTACCTGGGCAACTCGGTGCACTGGTACCTGGTCGCCTGGTGCCGGCTGCGCGACGGGGTGCGTTGCTTCCGCACCGACCGGATCCGTACGGTGCGCCCGCTGGCCGAGCCGGTGACCCGGGAATGGCGTCCGGGCGACCTCGACGTGCCGGTCGACCGGGTGCGCCCGCTCACCCTGGTCTGA
- a CDS encoding DUF350 domain-containing protein produces MLGDLLDGAWQSIVFGIVGVALMAAGFLLVDLLTPGKLRELIWVRRNGNAALLLAANQLGIAGIVFTAVLTSYSSFTKGIASTVVFGLVGLLVMALAFVVLDLLTPGRLGDVIAAEEPHPAAKVSAATHFGAALIVCACIA; encoded by the coding sequence GTGCTGGGAGACCTGCTCGACGGGGCGTGGCAGAGCATCGTGTTCGGGATCGTCGGGGTGGCGCTGATGGCCGCCGGGTTCCTGCTCGTGGATCTGCTCACCCCGGGGAAGCTGCGGGAGCTGATCTGGGTGCGCCGCAACGGCAACGCCGCGTTGCTGCTCGCCGCGAACCAGCTCGGCATCGCCGGCATCGTCTTCACCGCCGTGCTGACCAGCTACAGCTCGTTCACCAAGGGGATCGCCTCCACTGTGGTCTTCGGGCTGGTCGGCCTGCTGGTGATGGCGCTGGCCTTCGTGGTGCTGGACCTGCTCACCCCGGGCCGGCTGGGCGACGTCATCGCGGCCGAGGAGCCGCACCCGGCCGCCAAGGTCAGCGCCGCCACCCACTTCGGCGCCGCGCTGATCGTCTGCGCCTGCATCGCCTGA
- the glnA gene encoding type I glutamate--ammonia ligase translates to MDRQQEFVLRTLEERDIRFVRLWFTDVLGTLKSVSVAPAELEAAFDEGIGFDGSAIEGFARVFESDMVAMPDPTTFQVFPFEGGVSGESARMFCDISLPDGSPSWADPRHVLRRMLSRAADKGFTFYTHPEIEFFLLENGPQDGSVPVPVDTGGYFEHTTHAVARDFRRQAVLALERIGISVEYSHHEVAPGQQEIDLRYADALTTADNIMTFRHVVKEVALSTGVQASFMPKPFTDQPGNGMHTHLSLFEGERNAFHDAGDPMKLSKVAKSFIAGLLTHAREYTAVTNQWVNSYKRLFPQALPDRITESPAYVCWGHLNRSALVRVPAYGKPNSARVEVRSLDSATNPYLAFAVMLGAGLKGIEEGYELPPGAEDDVWSLSSAERRAMGYEALPENLAEAIDVMAGSELVAEVLGEHVFDFFLRNKRAEWEQYRREVTPYERQRYLSL, encoded by the coding sequence GTGGACCGTCAGCAGGAGTTCGTCCTCCGTACGCTGGAAGAGCGGGACATCCGTTTCGTCCGGCTGTGGTTCACCGATGTGCTCGGCACGCTCAAGAGCGTCTCGGTGGCCCCGGCGGAGCTGGAGGCGGCCTTCGACGAGGGCATCGGTTTCGACGGCTCCGCGATCGAGGGCTTCGCCCGGGTCTTCGAGTCGGACATGGTCGCCATGCCGGACCCGACGACGTTCCAGGTCTTCCCGTTCGAGGGCGGCGTCAGCGGTGAGAGCGCCCGGATGTTCTGCGACATCTCGCTGCCCGACGGCAGCCCGTCCTGGGCCGACCCGAGGCACGTGCTGCGCCGCATGCTCTCCCGCGCCGCCGACAAGGGCTTCACGTTCTACACCCACCCGGAGATCGAGTTCTTCCTGCTGGAGAACGGCCCGCAGGACGGCTCGGTGCCGGTCCCGGTGGACACCGGCGGCTACTTCGAGCACACCACGCACGCCGTGGCGCGGGACTTCCGCCGCCAGGCGGTGCTGGCGCTGGAGCGGATCGGCATCTCGGTGGAGTACAGCCACCACGAGGTCGCCCCCGGCCAGCAGGAGATCGACCTGCGCTACGCCGACGCGCTCACCACCGCCGACAACATCATGACCTTCCGGCACGTGGTGAAGGAGGTCGCGCTCTCCACCGGCGTGCAGGCCAGCTTCATGCCGAAGCCGTTCACCGACCAGCCCGGCAACGGCATGCACACCCACCTGTCGCTGTTCGAGGGGGAGCGCAACGCGTTCCACGACGCCGGTGACCCGATGAAGCTGTCGAAGGTCGCCAAGTCGTTCATCGCCGGGCTGCTCACCCACGCGCGGGAGTACACCGCGGTGACGAACCAGTGGGTCAACTCGTACAAGCGGCTGTTCCCGCAGGCGTTGCCGGACCGGATCACCGAGAGCCCCGCGTACGTCTGCTGGGGTCACCTGAACCGGTCCGCGCTGGTGCGGGTGCCCGCGTACGGCAAGCCGAACTCGGCCCGGGTCGAGGTCCGCTCGCTGGACTCGGCGACCAACCCCTACCTGGCGTTCGCGGTGATGCTCGGCGCCGGCCTCAAGGGCATCGAGGAGGGGTACGAGCTGCCGCCGGGCGCCGAGGACGACGTCTGGTCGCTCAGCAGCGCGGAGCGCCGCGCCATGGGTTACGAGGCGCTGCCGGAGAACCTGGCCGAGGCGATCGACGTGATGGCCGGCTCCGAGCTGGTCGCCGAGGTGCTCGGCGAGCACGTCTTCGACTTCTTCCTGCGCAACAAGCGGGCCGAGTGGGAGCAGTACCGCCGCGAGGTCACTCCGTACGAGCGGCAGCGCTACCTGTCTCTCTAG